In a genomic window of Desulfurellaceae bacterium:
- a CDS encoding nuclear transport factor 2 family protein produces MGTAENKQVIRDAFTAWANGDGTAFFNTLAEDVRWTVIGTSPVSRTYTSRQAFLEGAAKPLNARLAGPISPTVVNVIGEGDSVVLQWEGQATTKSGKPYNNSYCWVMRLANGKVVEGTAYIDTELVSELWKEA; encoded by the coding sequence ATGGGAACCGCAGAAAACAAACAGGTGATCCGCGACGCGTTTACGGCCTGGGCCAACGGCGACGGCACGGCCTTCTTCAACACCCTGGCCGAAGATGTCCGCTGGACGGTGATCGGCACCAGCCCGGTGTCCCGGACCTACACCAGCCGCCAGGCATTTCTGGAGGGGGCGGCCAAGCCGCTCAACGCCAGGCTGGCCGGTCCGATCAGCCCGACCGTGGTCAACGTCATCGGCGAGGGCGACAGCGTGGTGCTCCAGTGGGAAGGCCAGGCCACCACAAAGTCCGGCAAGCCCTACAACAACAGCTACTGCTGGGTCATGCGCCTGGCCAACGGCAAGGTCGTCGAAGGCACGGCCTACATCGACACCGAGCTGGTCTCGGAGTTGTGGAAAGAGGCGTAG